A DNA window from Bos javanicus breed banteng chromosome 10, ARS-OSU_banteng_1.0, whole genome shotgun sequence contains the following coding sequences:
- the PIGH gene encoding phosphatidylinositol N-acetylglucosaminyltransferase subunit H isoform X1: MAGPGAGEPAMEDERSFSDICGGRLALHRRYYSPSCLEFCLSCPRISLRSLTAVTCTVWLAAYGLFTLCENSMILSAAIFITLLGLLGYLHFVKIDHETLLIIDSLGIQMTSSYASGKESTTFIEMGKVKDVIINEAIYMQKVIYYLCILLKDPVEPHGISQVVPIFQSAKPRLDCLIEVYRSCQEILAHQKAASTSP, from the exons ATGGCCGGGCCTGGGGCGGGCGAGCCGGCCATGGAGGACGAGCGAAGCTTCTCAGATATCTGCGGCGGCCGCCTGGCCTTGCACCGCCGATACTACTCCCCTTCCTGCCTGGAGTTCTGCCTCAGCTGCCCTCGGATCTCTTTGCGCTCGCTCACCGCTGTCACCTGCACCGTGTGGCTGGCGGCCTACGGACTCTTCACACTCTGTGAG AACAGCATGATCCTCTCTGCTGCCATCTTCATCACTCTCTTAGGCCTGCTTGGTTACCTCCATTTTGTAAAGATTGATCATGAGACTCTGTTAATCATTGATTCCCTGGGTATCCAGATGACCTCATCCTATGCCTCAGGCAAAGAAAGTACCACCTTCATTGAGATGGGCAAGGTGAAGGATGTCATCATTAATGAGGCTATTTACATG cAGAAGGTGATTTACTACCTCTGCATTTTATTGAAGGATCCAGTGGAACCACATGGGATATCCCAAGTAGTACCCATCTTCCAG AGTGCCAAGCCCCGGCTGGACTGCTTGATTGAAGTGTACAGGAGCTGCCAGGAGATCCTGGCACACCAGAAAGCTGCATCAACGAGCCCATGA
- the PIGH gene encoding phosphatidylinositol N-acetylglucosaminyltransferase subunit H isoform X2 codes for MAGPGAGEPAMEDERSFSDICGGRLALHRRYYSPSCLEFCLSCPRISLRSLTAVTCTVWLAAYGLFTLCENSMILSAAIFITLLGLLGYLHFVKIDHETLLIIDSLGIQMTSSYASGKESTTFIEMGKVKDVIINEAIYMKVIYYLCILLKDPVEPHGISQVVPIFQSAKPRLDCLIEVYRSCQEILAHQKAASTSP; via the exons ATGGCCGGGCCTGGGGCGGGCGAGCCGGCCATGGAGGACGAGCGAAGCTTCTCAGATATCTGCGGCGGCCGCCTGGCCTTGCACCGCCGATACTACTCCCCTTCCTGCCTGGAGTTCTGCCTCAGCTGCCCTCGGATCTCTTTGCGCTCGCTCACCGCTGTCACCTGCACCGTGTGGCTGGCGGCCTACGGACTCTTCACACTCTGTGAG AACAGCATGATCCTCTCTGCTGCCATCTTCATCACTCTCTTAGGCCTGCTTGGTTACCTCCATTTTGTAAAGATTGATCATGAGACTCTGTTAATCATTGATTCCCTGGGTATCCAGATGACCTCATCCTATGCCTCAGGCAAAGAAAGTACCACCTTCATTGAGATGGGCAAGGTGAAGGATGTCATCATTAATGAGGCTATTTACATG AAGGTGATTTACTACCTCTGCATTTTATTGAAGGATCCAGTGGAACCACATGGGATATCCCAAGTAGTACCCATCTTCCAG AGTGCCAAGCCCCGGCTGGACTGCTTGATTGAAGTGTACAGGAGCTGCCAGGAGATCCTGGCACACCAGAAAGCTGCATCAACGAGCCCATGA
- the LOC133254862 gene encoding large ribosomal subunit protein eL39-like, translating into MTLFSSPPSYVRLSSLLTMSSHKTFRIKRFLAKKQKQNRPIPQWIRMKTGNKIRYNSKRRHWRRTKLGL; encoded by the coding sequence ATGACTCTTTTCTCTTCTCCGCCATCCTATGTGCGGTTGAGTTCTCTCCTCACCATGTCTTCTCACAAGACTTTCAGGATCAAGCGATTCCTGgccaagaaacaaaagcagaatcgTCCCATTCCTCAatggattcgaatgaaaactggcAATAAAATCAGGTACAACTCCAAGAGAAGACATTGGAGAAGAACCAAGCTGGGTCTATAA